In one window of Candidatus Hinthialibacter antarcticus DNA:
- a CDS encoding Gfo/Idh/MocA family oxidoreductase, translating to MLSKYHTRRSFLRQSSIAALTAAAPMVVPSTVLGRNGATAPSDQITLGVIGTGDHGVNRNIKRFLPEPDCRILAVCDVDRSRRLAAKALIETRYAEMKERGAYNGCDDYNDFREILERTDIDAVMNATPDHWHVIPSIMAARAGKDVMCEKPLSLTVIEGRLLADAMKKYQRVFQTATENRSDVNYHRLCTLVRNGRIGKLKEIRVGLPGKPGINKASMEIKDPPEGFDYDMWLGQAPVRPYSEARCHWNFRWIMEYSGGQLTDWGAHMIDLAQWGHGTEQTGPVEIEGKGKFPNEGLYDVAHDFIINYTFADGVKLIVESKNPYLKFIGSDGWIGNDGWRAELEASSQAILDEPISKMETQLYTCPEGEQRNFLDCVKSRKECYAPAETGHRTITIAHIGHIAMLLKRKLRWDPEKEEFIGDTPANWLLSRPMREPWTLAGLS from the coding sequence GCGTTGACCGCCGCCGCGCCGATGGTTGTGCCGTCCACCGTGTTAGGACGCAACGGCGCCACCGCGCCCAGCGACCAGATCACCCTTGGCGTGATTGGAACCGGCGACCACGGCGTTAACCGCAACATTAAGCGCTTTCTACCTGAGCCGGACTGCCGCATTCTGGCGGTGTGCGACGTTGACCGCTCGCGTCGGCTCGCAGCGAAGGCTTTGATCGAAACCCGTTATGCAGAAATGAAAGAACGCGGCGCCTACAACGGCTGCGACGACTACAACGACTTTCGCGAAATCTTAGAGCGAACCGACATCGACGCCGTGATGAACGCCACCCCTGACCATTGGCACGTCATCCCTTCCATCATGGCGGCGCGAGCGGGCAAAGACGTCATGTGCGAAAAGCCGCTGTCGCTCACGGTGATCGAAGGCCGCCTGCTTGCAGACGCGATGAAGAAATACCAGCGCGTATTTCAGACCGCAACCGAAAACCGTTCTGACGTGAATTACCACCGCTTATGTACGCTCGTACGCAACGGACGAATTGGAAAACTAAAAGAGATTCGCGTCGGCCTGCCCGGCAAACCCGGCATCAACAAGGCAAGTATGGAGATCAAAGATCCCCCTGAAGGCTTTGATTACGATATGTGGCTGGGACAAGCGCCGGTGCGTCCCTACAGCGAAGCGCGCTGTCATTGGAACTTCCGTTGGATCATGGAGTATTCCGGCGGGCAGTTGACCGACTGGGGCGCCCACATGATTGACCTGGCGCAGTGGGGCCACGGAACCGAGCAGACCGGCCCGGTCGAGATTGAAGGCAAAGGCAAGTTCCCCAACGAGGGGCTATATGATGTCGCCCATGATTTTATCATAAACTATACATTCGCCGACGGCGTCAAACTCATCGTCGAATCGAAAAACCCCTATCTCAAATTCATTGGGAGCGACGGCTGGATTGGCAACGACGGCTGGCGGGCAGAGCTCGAAGCCAGTTCACAAGCAATTTTGGATGAACCAATCAGCAAAATGGAAACGCAGTTGTATACCTGCCCCGAAGGCGAGCAGCGCAATTTCCTCGATTGCGTCAAGTCGCGCAAAGAATGCTACGCGCCTGCGGAAACCGGGCACCGCACCATCACAATCGCCCACATCGGCCATATTGCCATGTTATTAAAACGTAAATTGCGATGGGACCCGGAGAAAGAAGAATTTATCGGAGATACGCCCGCCAACTGGCTGTTGTCGCGCCCCATGCGCGAACCGTGGACATTGGCAGGCTTATCCTAA
- a CDS encoding MBL fold metallo-hydrolase — translation MRIHFMGAAGGVTGSMHLIEVNGKRILLDCGFFQGRRDESNQLNRNLPFSQQNIDCMVLSHAHIDHSGNIPLLSRGYEGDIICTLATRDLCAVMLMDSAHIQEKDAEFYNKKIAQTPDDYITPIYGYADVDKCLKQFVGINYERPFHLCDGVTLTFFDAGHVLGSAVTVLDIVEDGKKQRLVYSGDIGRRMKPILKDPVYVNDADIMLLESTYGNREHEAIETADDQLAKAVNDIQARKGKLIIPSFALERTQEIIYCLRKLLKEKRIEPIPIFIDSPLAIRVTEIFRLHPECFDEEILSLFNMREDPFDFPNLEMSRSKESSQALNDVDGPMIILSASGMCEAGRILHHLRNNIGDPNNMILIVGFQAKNTLGRKILERRSTVRIFGLEHNLEAEVRVINAYSGHADRHGLDRFANASKETVKNLYLVHGEPEQSKAMAERLLQNGFSHVHVPERGEYVDV, via the coding sequence ATGCGAATTCACTTTATGGGCGCGGCTGGCGGCGTAACGGGCTCGATGCATCTGATCGAAGTGAACGGCAAACGCATCCTTCTCGACTGCGGGTTTTTCCAAGGCCGCCGCGATGAGAGCAATCAACTCAACCGCAATCTCCCGTTTTCGCAACAAAATATTGATTGCATGGTATTGTCGCACGCGCATATCGACCATAGTGGAAACATCCCCTTGCTCAGCCGGGGCTATGAAGGCGACATTATTTGTACGCTGGCGACGCGCGACCTTTGCGCTGTCATGTTGATGGACAGCGCCCATATTCAAGAAAAAGACGCCGAGTTTTATAACAAAAAAATCGCGCAAACCCCTGATGATTATATTACGCCGATCTACGGGTATGCGGATGTCGATAAATGCCTCAAGCAATTTGTGGGCATCAATTACGAACGCCCGTTTCATTTATGCGACGGCGTGACGTTGACATTCTTTGACGCCGGCCATGTTCTTGGTTCCGCCGTGACCGTGTTGGATATCGTCGAAGACGGCAAGAAGCAACGCTTGGTCTATAGCGGCGACATCGGGCGACGTATGAAACCTATCTTAAAAGACCCGGTCTATGTGAACGACGCCGATATCATGTTGCTGGAAAGCACCTACGGCAATCGCGAGCATGAGGCGATTGAAACGGCGGACGATCAACTCGCGAAAGCAGTCAACGACATACAGGCCCGCAAGGGTAAATTGATTATTCCAAGTTTTGCGTTAGAGCGTACGCAAGAGATCATTTATTGTCTGCGTAAGTTGCTCAAAGAGAAACGAATTGAGCCGATTCCTATATTTATTGATAGTCCGCTCGCGATCAGAGTGACGGAAATTTTCCGCTTGCATCCAGAGTGTTTTGATGAAGAAATTCTCTCGTTATTTAACATGCGGGAAGACCCGTTCGATTTTCCCAATTTAGAAATGTCGCGCAGCAAAGAATCATCACAGGCGCTGAATGACGTTGACGGGCCGATGATTATTTTGTCCGCATCCGGCATGTGCGAAGCCGGGCGCATCCTCCATCACCTGCGCAACAACATCGGCGACCCGAACAATATGATTTTGATCGTCGGGTTTCAGGCGAAAAATACGTTAGGCCGAAAAATTCTCGAGCGCCGTTCCACAGTGCGTATTTTTGGCCTTGAACATAATCTCGAAGCAGAAGTGCGCGTTATCAATGCATATAGCGGCCATGCTGACCGGCATGGACTGGACCGGTTTGCAAACGCCTCCAAAGAGACTGTGAAGAATTTGTACCTCGTTCACGGCGAGCCGGAACAGAGCAAGGCGATGGCGGAGCGGTTGCTACAGAACGGCTTCTCTCATGTTCATGTTCCAGAACGGGGTGAGTATGTGGATGTATGA